In one Natronosalvus amylolyticus genomic region, the following are encoded:
- a CDS encoding LSM domain-containing protein produces the protein MSGRPLDVLEASLGDRVRVRLKSGEEYVGDLAGYDQHMNLVLEDAAVSSPEETAADASIEDTTIIRGDNVVSITP, from the coding sequence ATGAGTGGACGACCGCTTGACGTCCTCGAGGCGTCACTTGGCGACCGAGTTCGAGTACGACTCAAAAGTGGCGAGGAGTACGTCGGTGACCTCGCGGGCTACGACCAGCACATGAATCTCGTCCTCGAGGATGCCGCGGTTTCGTCACCCGAGGAAACGGCAGCGGATGCGTCAATCGAAGACACAACCATTATACGCGGCGATAACGTCGTTTCGATTACTCCATGA
- a CDS encoding metal ABC transporter ATP-binding protein: MTSAVDVRNVSFAYGDSPVVKDVSLTIEKGEFLGLIGPNGSGKTTLLHLMLGLLEPDSGSIDLFGKPVEEFSAGDRIGYVSQQSTNRGGSMPVTVREAVKMGRFAHAGHARLKERDYAAIEDAIETVGIEDLADRRVNALSGGQRQRAFIARALASESDLLALDEPTVGVDAESRDAFYQLLESLNDSGITIILIEHDIGVVTDRASRIACINTELYHHGDTESFVQSDALAEAYGATGTVVHHDH; this comes from the coding sequence GTGACCTCCGCGGTCGACGTTCGGAACGTCTCGTTTGCCTACGGCGATTCGCCCGTCGTCAAAGACGTGTCTCTAACGATCGAGAAGGGCGAGTTCCTGGGGCTAATCGGTCCTAACGGGTCTGGAAAGACGACCTTATTGCATCTCATGCTCGGCCTCCTCGAGCCCGATTCCGGTTCCATCGACCTCTTCGGGAAACCCGTCGAGGAGTTCAGCGCGGGCGACCGCATCGGATACGTTTCCCAGCAATCGACTAATCGGGGCGGTTCGATGCCGGTAACCGTCCGTGAAGCCGTGAAAATGGGACGGTTCGCCCACGCAGGACACGCACGCTTGAAAGAACGGGATTATGCGGCCATCGAGGATGCCATCGAGACCGTCGGCATCGAGGACCTTGCAGACCGGCGCGTCAACGCACTCTCCGGTGGCCAGCGCCAGCGTGCGTTCATCGCCCGTGCACTCGCCTCCGAATCCGACTTGCTCGCACTCGACGAGCCAACTGTCGGCGTCGATGCCGAGTCTCGAGACGCCTTCTATCAGCTGCTCGAGTCACTCAACGACTCCGGTATCACCATCATCCTCATCGAACACGACATCGGTGTCGTCACCGACCGTGCCTCGCGAATCGCCTGTATCAACACGGAACTGTACCACCACGGCGACACCGAATCGTTCGTCCAGAGCGACGCGCTCGCCGAGGCCTACGGAGCGACGGGAACCGTCGTCCACCACGATCACTGA
- a CDS encoding 50S ribosomal protein L37e produces the protein MTGAGTPSQGKKNKTTHVKCRRCGEKSYHKQKGVCASCGFGKSAKRRSYAWQGKTGDN, from the coding sequence ATGACTGGCGCAGGAACCCCAAGCCAAGGAAAGAAGAACAAGACGACGCACGTCAAATGCCGACGCTGCGGTGAGAAATCCTACCACAAGCAGAAAGGCGTCTGTGCCTCCTGTGGCTTTGGCAAATCCGCCAAACGCCGCTCGTACGCGTGGCAAGGAAAGACTGGCGACAACTAA
- a CDS encoding metal ABC transporter substrate-binding protein has protein sequence MKCTRRNVLQRGGAAVAVGALAGCLSEPGEDGSDDDSGTNNEDEAGGLTGYASFFALWDWANEITGEHGTFENPVDVGEMGHGWTPEGDLVRNVAETDAFVYLDTPEFSWAQDLAAQLEAESVDVATIDGLAGFTDDQLLSFSDGSLPDPDPEYTVDPADFTLEEFQVIDPTTNEVTAYWHIDHWDGGLPNVPLEGAVRFEPFVEADGGHVVPLGPDEELQVDVRLDDGAPEGIVDLESDGNTVEITGLEEGRTLLVFELHHDGSVIWDSSAGALSIDVSADVDPADVTEFHDPHVWADPVLATQIVETFAREFATLDPDNAATYEANAKAYAQRLEGVDEGFQSAVADGELDIAVFAGHDSFRYVEHRYGFDLHSPVGVSPDESPSSGEITATIELVDEHGIDTILYDPFEATNEEIPPLAQTIVENSSATETAPMTPAEGTLAEWHEQGWGWIEQMEEVTIPSLRKALKAD, from the coding sequence ATGAAATGCACACGCCGGAATGTGCTTCAGCGCGGTGGGGCAGCCGTCGCTGTCGGTGCACTTGCCGGCTGTCTGAGTGAACCGGGCGAGGATGGTTCCGACGACGATTCGGGCACCAACAACGAGGATGAGGCAGGCGGCCTCACCGGGTACGCTTCCTTTTTCGCTCTCTGGGACTGGGCCAACGAGATCACTGGTGAACACGGAACGTTCGAAAATCCCGTCGACGTCGGAGAAATGGGGCACGGGTGGACGCCAGAGGGAGATCTCGTCCGCAACGTTGCAGAGACAGATGCGTTCGTCTATCTCGACACGCCGGAGTTTTCCTGGGCACAGGACCTGGCAGCGCAACTCGAGGCCGAGTCGGTCGATGTGGCCACCATCGATGGGTTGGCCGGCTTTACCGATGACCAACTTCTCTCGTTTTCGGATGGGAGCCTTCCGGATCCAGACCCGGAGTACACTGTCGATCCGGCCGATTTCACCCTTGAGGAGTTCCAGGTAATCGATCCGACGACGAACGAGGTCACTGCCTACTGGCACATCGATCACTGGGACGGCGGCCTTCCGAACGTCCCGCTCGAAGGCGCAGTTCGATTCGAACCGTTCGTCGAAGCCGACGGTGGACACGTCGTCCCGCTTGGCCCGGATGAGGAGTTGCAGGTCGACGTTCGTCTGGACGACGGCGCACCCGAGGGTATCGTCGACCTCGAGTCAGATGGAAACACCGTCGAAATTACCGGCCTCGAGGAGGGTCGAACGCTACTCGTGTTCGAACTGCACCATGATGGGTCAGTTATCTGGGACTCGAGTGCGGGCGCACTCAGTATCGACGTCTCTGCGGACGTCGATCCCGCTGACGTGACGGAGTTCCACGATCCGCACGTGTGGGCCGACCCAGTGCTTGCGACCCAGATCGTAGAGACGTTTGCACGTGAGTTTGCCACACTGGATCCGGACAATGCGGCCACGTACGAAGCGAACGCGAAGGCGTATGCACAACGGCTTGAGGGAGTCGACGAGGGGTTCCAGTCGGCGGTCGCAGACGGCGAACTCGATATCGCCGTCTTCGCCGGCCACGACTCCTTTCGCTACGTCGAACATCGGTACGGGTTCGATCTGCACTCACCGGTGGGCGTCTCACCTGACGAATCGCCGAGTTCCGGTGAAATTACGGCGACGATCGAACTCGTCGACGAACACGGTATCGATACGATCCTGTACGACCCTTTCGAGGCGACGAACGAGGAAATCCCGCCACTCGCCCAGACTATCGTCGAGAACAGTAGCGCAACCGAGACCGCACCCATGACGCCTGCTGAAGGCACCCTCGCCGAGTGGCACGAGCAGGGCTGGGGCTGGATCGAACAGATGGAAGAAGTGACGATACCTTCGCTTCGCAAGGCACTCAAAGCAGATTGA
- a CDS encoding DUF420 domain-containing protein: MTVVARERVPLLTALLSIISLALVFGAAGGVIPQSAVPNVPAWLLEAIPTINVLISITAIGTILTGVRAIRRGAVDRHRVLMITSFLLFAAFLVLYLYRLIALGGSQPFPGPETIERFVYLPVLAIHILLAVVCIPLLYYVLLLAMSHSVGELYKTRHAQIGRIAATLWLISFSLGIVVYVLLHIVY, encoded by the coding sequence ATGACCGTGGTCGCTCGAGAGCGTGTTCCGCTACTCACTGCACTGTTGTCGATCATCTCGCTCGCGTTGGTGTTCGGTGCTGCCGGTGGCGTGATTCCACAATCGGCAGTTCCGAACGTGCCTGCGTGGTTGCTCGAGGCGATTCCGACGATTAACGTCCTCATCTCGATTACTGCCATCGGAACGATTCTTACAGGGGTTCGTGCGATTCGACGCGGTGCCGTCGACCGACACCGCGTGCTAATGATCACGTCGTTTCTCCTGTTCGCCGCGTTTCTGGTCCTGTATCTGTATCGTCTGATCGCGCTGGGTGGGTCCCAGCCGTTCCCCGGGCCGGAAACGATCGAGCGATTCGTTTACCTGCCGGTGCTGGCGATACACATTCTGCTCGCTGTCGTCTGTATTCCGCTCCTGTATTACGTCCTGTTGCTCGCAATGAGCCATTCGGTCGGCGAGTTGTACAAGACTCGGCATGCACAAATCGGTCGTATCGCAGCGACGCTGTGGCTCATCTCGTTCTCGCTTGGAATCGTCGTCTACGTGCTGTTACACATCGTGTACTGA
- a CDS encoding acetate--CoA ligase family protein, translating into MGRLRDLFAPESVAVVGATDREGAVGHAILENLVADYVGDVIPVNPNRESVLGIECYPDVASAPPVDLSVIVVPPSIVLEAIRESAEAGVENVVVITAGFAETGSDGAARERELRELADEHDLNLVGPNSLGIMNTRSGMNATFGPENALDGSVSFMSQSGAFITAVLDWANEQGIGFRDVVSLGNKSVLDETDFVEEWGEDPETDVIIGYLEGIDRGDEFVEVAREVSDDTPIVLVKSGRTDAGAQAASSHTGAIAGSEVAYESGLEQAGVLRARSVQELFDWARALSGLPTPDADGVAVVTNAGGPGVLTTDAVGDANLEMANFTDETIGRLAETMPDEANVYNPIDVIGDADIERFETALDIALEDPNVGSAVVVSAPTAVLEYDRLAEVVIEQRDIHDKPIVTSLMGGSRSRAAEEVLREFGIPNYFDPARAVSGLDALARYRDIKTAQRDEPERFDVDHDRAREILETARSRTGNRLGVEAMDLLDAYGIPTPHGEIVSDPEAAQEIAADIDGDVVLKIVSPDISHKSDIGGVRVGVSDEDVYDAYEDVVSNARNYQPDASIVGVQVQEMLDLEGSTETIIGVNRDPQFGPLLLFGLGGIFVEILEDTSVRVAPVGEDEAQAMVEDIKAAPLLRGARGREPADIESVVESIQRLSQLVTDFPAILELDVNPLVVGPEGVQAIDLRLTVDTEKL; encoded by the coding sequence ATGGGAAGGTTACGTGATCTCTTCGCACCGGAATCTGTAGCCGTCGTCGGGGCGACTGATCGCGAAGGCGCCGTCGGACACGCGATTCTCGAGAATCTCGTGGCGGATTACGTCGGGGACGTTATCCCCGTCAATCCGAACCGCGAGTCCGTGCTCGGGATCGAGTGTTATCCTGACGTCGCCAGCGCGCCACCAGTCGATCTCTCAGTAATCGTCGTCCCGCCGTCGATCGTACTCGAGGCAATTCGGGAAAGCGCCGAAGCCGGGGTCGAAAACGTCGTCGTCATCACGGCGGGGTTCGCCGAAACCGGCAGTGATGGTGCAGCCCGCGAGCGCGAACTGCGCGAACTCGCCGACGAACACGACCTCAACCTGGTCGGCCCGAACAGCCTCGGGATTATGAACACCCGAAGTGGAATGAACGCCACCTTCGGGCCCGAGAACGCGCTCGATGGCTCTGTCTCGTTTATGAGCCAGTCGGGCGCGTTCATTACGGCCGTTCTCGACTGGGCGAACGAACAGGGAATCGGCTTCCGTGACGTGGTCTCCCTGGGGAACAAATCCGTCCTCGACGAGACCGACTTCGTCGAAGAGTGGGGTGAAGACCCCGAAACCGACGTCATCATCGGCTACCTCGAGGGAATCGACCGTGGCGACGAGTTCGTCGAGGTCGCCCGCGAGGTCAGTGACGACACCCCAATCGTGCTCGTCAAGTCCGGACGGACCGACGCCGGCGCACAGGCAGCCTCCTCTCACACCGGGGCGATTGCCGGCAGCGAGGTCGCTTACGAAAGCGGCCTCGAACAGGCCGGGGTCTTGCGCGCTCGATCCGTTCAGGAGTTGTTCGACTGGGCACGGGCGCTTTCGGGCCTGCCGACACCCGACGCCGATGGCGTTGCGGTCGTCACCAACGCCGGCGGCCCCGGCGTCCTCACGACTGACGCCGTCGGCGACGCGAACCTCGAGATGGCGAACTTCACCGACGAAACGATCGGGCGACTCGCCGAGACGATGCCGGACGAGGCGAACGTCTACAATCCGATCGACGTCATCGGTGACGCCGATATCGAACGATTCGAGACCGCACTCGACATCGCACTCGAGGATCCCAACGTGGGCAGTGCCGTCGTCGTCAGTGCGCCGACGGCCGTCCTCGAGTACGACCGGTTGGCGGAGGTCGTGATCGAACAGCGCGATATCCACGACAAGCCGATCGTTACCAGCCTGATGGGCGGCAGTCGGTCACGGGCGGCCGAGGAGGTCCTGCGAGAGTTCGGTATCCCGAACTACTTCGACCCCGCCCGCGCGGTGTCCGGCCTCGATGCGCTCGCTCGATATCGAGACATCAAAACCGCACAACGTGACGAGCCGGAACGGTTCGATGTCGACCACGACCGCGCCAGAGAAATCCTGGAGACGGCGCGTTCCCGGACCGGCAACCGACTCGGCGTCGAAGCGATGGATCTGCTGGATGCGTACGGGATTCCGACGCCACACGGCGAAATCGTGAGCGATCCCGAAGCGGCCCAAGAGATCGCTGCCGACATCGATGGCGACGTCGTCCTCAAAATCGTGAGTCCCGATATCTCACACAAGTCCGACATCGGCGGCGTCCGCGTCGGCGTGAGCGACGAGGACGTCTACGACGCCTACGAGGACGTGGTCTCGAACGCCCGGAACTACCAGCCGGATGCGTCAATCGTCGGCGTGCAGGTCCAGGAGATGCTCGACCTCGAGGGGTCGACGGAGACGATCATCGGCGTCAACCGCGATCCGCAGTTCGGTCCACTCCTGTTGTTCGGACTCGGCGGGATTTTCGTCGAAATCCTCGAGGACACGTCCGTTCGCGTGGCACCGGTCGGCGAGGACGAGGCGCAGGCGATGGTCGAGGACATCAAAGCCGCGCCACTGTTGCGTGGCGCACGGGGCCGCGAGCCGGCAGACATCGAATCCGTCGTGGAGTCCATCCAGCGACTGTCACAACTGGTGACCGACTTCCCGGCGATTCTCGAACTCGACGTCAACCCGCTGGTCGTCGGACCTGAGGGCGTACAGGCAATCGATCTTCGACTGACCGTTGACACGGAGAAACTATGA
- a CDS encoding MFS transporter, producing MTISGAVFRYYLYKATEAVEFYRPIMYLYFLSQGLSFTQIVIVEALYNLATVFGEVPTGYVGDRIGRRNSLLVGSALITATLVGIAFASSFLAFALLFICWSLGYNFRSGTEDAWVYETLTDVSASDEFTRVRGRGQSIALTAGVGASLVGGYLGGLDLTYPFLAAALFTGLGLLVIVTLDEPATYEESDSSEMGIREAWGVVTQAVGQRRLRSFIVYYFVLFSAVTYLVFIFLQPIFESVVTGLNMSLTLSLPVPGQENPYTLAISTDNVETLLGVYYAAINLVSAAISYRIGFIQEWIGLRRWFVVIPLLVGGLLTAMVFVPSIALVALFVGWACVEPTRVLAGQYVNDRIETLGRATVLSAMAMVSAVTVIPFQLGSGVISDAVSPLIALSTAGVILVVGSVVISLWESPIEEQTMGSDPETGMS from the coding sequence ATGACGATTTCCGGAGCAGTCTTCAGATATTATCTCTACAAAGCGACGGAAGCGGTTGAGTTCTATCGGCCGATCATGTACCTTTACTTCCTCTCACAGGGACTCTCGTTCACACAAATCGTCATCGTCGAAGCGCTCTACAATCTGGCGACAGTTTTCGGGGAAGTACCGACAGGCTACGTCGGTGACCGAATCGGTCGTCGAAATAGCCTGCTCGTCGGATCGGCACTCATTACGGCGACGTTAGTTGGTATCGCGTTTGCCTCTTCGTTTCTTGCGTTTGCCCTCTTGTTCATCTGTTGGTCGCTTGGCTATAACTTCCGCTCGGGAACGGAAGATGCGTGGGTGTATGAAACGCTCACCGACGTTTCGGCGAGTGACGAGTTTACTCGCGTTCGTGGACGTGGACAATCGATCGCTTTGACGGCCGGTGTCGGTGCGTCACTCGTCGGCGGATATCTCGGCGGACTTGACCTCACGTATCCGTTTCTCGCGGCTGCGCTGTTCACCGGGTTAGGGCTGCTCGTGATCGTAACGCTAGACGAACCGGCGACGTACGAGGAAAGCGATTCGAGCGAGATGGGTATCCGAGAGGCGTGGGGTGTCGTGACGCAGGCTGTCGGTCAGCGTCGGCTCCGGTCGTTCATCGTCTACTACTTCGTGCTGTTCTCAGCCGTTACCTATCTCGTGTTCATCTTCCTCCAGCCGATCTTCGAGTCCGTGGTGACTGGCCTGAACATGAGTCTCACGCTCTCACTTCCTGTTCCCGGTCAAGAGAACCCCTACACTCTCGCTATTTCGACCGACAACGTCGAAACGTTGCTCGGGGTGTACTACGCAGCGATCAATCTCGTCTCGGCAGCGATCAGCTACCGTATCGGGTTCATTCAAGAGTGGATTGGACTGCGTCGGTGGTTTGTCGTCATCCCGCTCCTCGTCGGTGGTCTGTTAACAGCAATGGTGTTCGTGCCTTCGATAGCGCTCGTCGCGTTGTTCGTCGGGTGGGCGTGCGTTGAACCGACGCGAGTGCTTGCTGGACAGTACGTGAACGACCGTATCGAAACGCTCGGTCGTGCAACCGTATTGAGCGCAATGGCGATGGTAAGTGCGGTAACCGTTATTCCGTTCCAGCTCGGGAGCGGCGTGATTTCGGATGCTGTGTCACCCTTGATCGCACTCTCGACAGCAGGTGTGATACTGGTCGTCGGCTCAGTTGTGATCTCGCTCTGGGAATCGCCAATCGAAGAGCAAACAATGGGTTCGGATCCGGAAACTGGAATGTCGTGA
- the purF gene encoding amidophosphoribosyltransferase, translating into MTEKCGVVGIAFEDRNAARPLYYGLYALQHRGQESAGIVTHDGFQQHSHVEMGLVGDVFDEDDLESLNGSTGIGHVRYPTAGSVDSCCAQPFSVSFKSGSLGLSHNGNLVNAEEIRDELAGLGHAFTSDGDTEVIAHDLARNLLNEDLIRAVKRTMQRIHGSYSLTIMHDETVMGVRDPQGNRPLCIGELDNGYIIASESAAIDTLDGELVRDVRPGELVVLSEDGSGFDSYQLIEAENTAHCFFEHVYFARPDSRIDGTLVYEARRNLGRKLWEENGVETDVVMPVPDSGRAFASGYADAADETTADGEPRAVEDTGVEFAEGLMKNRYVGRTFIMPTQDERERAVRLKLNPITSTVEGKTVTLIDDSIVRGTTSTQLVSLLKDCGAAEVHMRIGAPPIVAPCYMGIDMATREELIASDKTIPEIGDAIEADSIAYLSPESVAEVLGANRSDLCMGCVSGEYPYDIEGEPTDRDVTRPNIGGQTIQADD; encoded by the coding sequence ATGACGGAAAAATGCGGGGTCGTCGGTATCGCTTTCGAGGACCGAAACGCCGCTCGACCGCTGTACTATGGTCTTTATGCACTCCAGCATCGCGGTCAGGAGTCAGCGGGTATCGTGACCCACGACGGGTTCCAACAACACAGCCACGTCGAGATGGGACTCGTCGGTGACGTATTCGATGAAGACGACCTCGAGTCGCTCAACGGCTCGACGGGAATCGGTCACGTTCGCTACCCGACTGCTGGCAGCGTCGACTCCTGTTGTGCCCAGCCGTTTTCGGTCTCGTTCAAATCCGGGTCGCTCGGGCTGAGCCACAACGGTAATCTCGTCAACGCCGAAGAAATTCGGGACGAACTCGCCGGACTTGGACACGCCTTTACCTCCGACGGGGACACGGAAGTCATCGCCCACGACCTCGCCCGAAACCTGCTCAACGAGGACCTTATTCGGGCGGTCAAACGGACGATGCAGCGAATCCATGGCTCGTACTCGCTGACGATCATGCACGACGAGACCGTCATGGGTGTTCGTGACCCACAGGGGAACCGACCGCTCTGTATCGGAGAACTCGATAACGGCTACATCATCGCCTCCGAATCCGCGGCTATCGACACGCTGGACGGCGAACTCGTCCGGGACGTCCGCCCGGGCGAACTGGTCGTCCTGAGCGAGGACGGGTCTGGTTTCGATTCCTATCAACTGATCGAGGCCGAGAACACGGCACACTGCTTCTTCGAGCACGTCTACTTCGCTCGCCCCGACTCCCGAATCGACGGGACACTGGTCTACGAAGCGCGTCGGAACCTCGGCCGCAAACTCTGGGAAGAAAACGGCGTCGAGACGGACGTCGTGATGCCGGTTCCTGACTCCGGGCGTGCGTTTGCCTCCGGCTACGCTGACGCTGCCGACGAGACGACTGCTGATGGCGAGCCACGCGCAGTCGAAGATACGGGGGTCGAGTTCGCCGAAGGCCTGATGAAAAACCGGTACGTCGGCCGAACGTTCATCATGCCGACACAGGACGAACGGGAACGGGCCGTACGTCTCAAACTCAACCCGATTACCTCGACCGTTGAGGGAAAAACCGTCACCCTTATCGACGACTCCATCGTCCGTGGAACGACCTCAACCCAACTCGTTAGCCTTCTCAAAGACTGTGGCGCGGCGGAAGTCCACATGCGAATCGGTGCCCCACCCATCGTCGCTCCCTGTTACATGGGTATCGACATGGCCACTCGAGAGGAGCTCATCGCTTCGGACAAAACGATTCCCGAAATCGGTGACGCCATCGAGGCCGATAGCATCGCCTACCTCTCGCCCGAATCCGTCGCGGAGGTGCTGGGGGCCAATCGATCTGACCTCTGTATGGGCTGTGTCTCCGGCGAATACCCCTACGATATCGAGGGTGAGCCAACCGACCGTGACGTAACGCGGCCGAACATCGGCGGGCAAACCATTCAGGCTGACGACTGA
- a CDS encoding metal ABC transporter permease, whose protein sequence is MTENVDTTVARETDSSRDIRRLLELAGLAVTGAVSLVMLAFIILFWLQEQGIATGAYEQFMIAGQWLDHYLGTNVFKWAFMWQQLAMGVLIGIVAPLIGTFLVHREMALIGETLAHTAFAGVAIGFAAGSLVGINVPLYFALVVSILGALGVQWLSEHTDTYGDVPVAIMLTGSFAVGTLVISWGRGQRGISIEGFLWGDLSIVTASSARLMAVLSVIVVAVVIYTYKQLVFITFDEQAARVARLNVTAYNTILVVMTAVVVVGSMQVLGVILVAGMLVIPVAAASQIAHGFRETMYLSVLFGQLSIAGGLAMAITYGLPSGGSIIVVAIAFYLLTIGLSSDGVRSLSMH, encoded by the coding sequence ATGACCGAAAACGTCGACACTACAGTCGCCCGCGAAACCGACTCTAGCCGCGATATTCGCCGCCTGCTCGAACTGGCTGGTCTGGCGGTTACGGGTGCCGTTTCCCTCGTGATGCTCGCCTTTATCATCCTCTTTTGGCTTCAGGAACAAGGCATCGCAACGGGAGCCTACGAACAGTTTATGATCGCCGGCCAGTGGCTCGATCACTACCTCGGAACGAACGTCTTCAAGTGGGCGTTCATGTGGCAACAATTAGCGATGGGCGTCTTGATCGGCATCGTTGCGCCACTCATCGGCACGTTCCTCGTCCACCGGGAGATGGCACTCATCGGCGAGACGCTCGCCCACACTGCCTTCGCCGGGGTTGCCATCGGCTTTGCCGCCGGTTCGTTGGTCGGAATCAACGTGCCGCTGTACTTTGCGCTGGTCGTCAGCATCCTTGGCGCACTCGGCGTGCAGTGGCTTTCAGAACACACCGACACCTACGGCGACGTTCCCGTTGCGATCATGCTTACCGGGAGTTTCGCCGTCGGGACGCTGGTCATTAGTTGGGGTCGCGGTCAGCGCGGCATCAGCATCGAGGGGTTCCTCTGGGGCGACCTGTCGATCGTGACGGCCTCGAGCGCCCGATTGATGGCCGTATTGAGTGTCATCGTCGTCGCGGTCGTCATCTACACGTACAAGCAACTGGTGTTCATCACCTTCGACGAACAGGCTGCCCGGGTGGCCAGGCTCAACGTCACCGCCTACAACACAATTCTGGTCGTCATGACGGCCGTCGTCGTCGTCGGCTCGATGCAGGTTCTCGGCGTTATTCTGGTCGCCGGAATGCTCGTTATTCCGGTTGCTGCGGCCTCCCAGATCGCCCACGGCTTCCGCGAGACGATGTACCTGTCCGTGCTGTTCGGCCAACTCTCGATCGCTGGGGGCTTGGCCATGGCGATCACCTACGGACTGCCCTCGGGCGGATCGATCATCGTCGTCGCAATCGCTTTCTACCTGCTAACGATTGGCCTCTCGAGTGACGGTGTCCGGTCGCTTTCGATGCATTAA
- a CDS encoding phosphotransacetylase family protein, which translates to MTDDTATDPDSADEQPATTDDGPRTTLVASLEESMGKTAITLALAKHARDAGSTVGYMKPKGTRLQSNVGKTLDEDPMLARELLDLDAEMHDLEPVVYSPTFIDQAIRGREDPEGIGERVREAFENLSKDADHMFIEGGGRLEQGGIVDLTDADVAELLDAEVVLVAPYETVGDVDDVLAAAKDFGDRFGGVIFNAVSDAERDRLETEIAPFLEGRGVPVHGVLPREQTLAGVTVDDLADELGGQVLVEEGLENYVERFSVGAMGADSALRHFRRTKNAAVITGGDRADIHAAALEASGVKCLILTGGHRPSGAILGQAAKKGVPVVLAQTDTLRTVERAEEIVRSGRTRDAQTIETMATLLADHTDLEALR; encoded by the coding sequence ATGACAGACGACACCGCAACCGACCCAGACAGTGCAGACGAACAGCCAGCGACGACCGACGACGGGCCACGAACGACGCTCGTCGCCTCACTCGAGGAGAGTATGGGCAAAACGGCGATCACGCTCGCCCTTGCCAAACACGCGAGGGACGCCGGGTCGACCGTCGGCTACATGAAGCCGAAAGGGACGCGCCTCCAGAGCAACGTCGGCAAAACCCTCGATGAGGATCCGATGCTCGCCCGCGAACTGCTCGACCTCGATGCCGAGATGCACGACCTCGAGCCGGTCGTCTACTCGCCTACGTTCATCGACCAGGCGATTCGCGGACGGGAGGACCCCGAAGGGATCGGTGAACGCGTTCGAGAGGCCTTCGAGAACCTGTCCAAAGACGCGGATCACATGTTCATCGAGGGTGGTGGTCGCCTCGAGCAGGGCGGCATCGTCGACCTGACTGACGCTGACGTAGCCGAACTGCTCGACGCCGAGGTAGTGCTCGTCGCACCCTACGAAACCGTCGGTGACGTAGACGACGTTCTTGCAGCAGCGAAGGACTTCGGCGACCGTTTCGGTGGCGTCATCTTCAACGCCGTCTCCGATGCCGAACGCGACCGACTCGAGACCGAAATCGCGCCGTTCCTCGAGGGACGAGGCGTCCCAGTTCACGGGGTCTTGCCGCGCGAGCAGACGCTGGCTGGCGTCACCGTTGATGACCTCGCTGACGAACTCGGTGGCCAGGTCCTCGTCGAGGAAGGCCTCGAGAACTACGTCGAGCGCTTCTCTGTCGGTGCGATGGGTGCCGACAGCGCCCTGCGACACTTCCGCCGCACGAAAAACGCGGCCGTCATCACGGGTGGCGACAGGGCGGACATCCACGCTGCCGCACTCGAAGCATCGGGGGTCAAGTGTCTGATCCTCACGGGCGGCCACCGACCATCGGGAGCCATTCTCGGACAGGCAGCGAAGAAGGGCGTTCCGGTCGTCCTCGCCCAGACCGACACCTTGCGGACGGTCGAACGCGCCGAAGAAATCGTCCGCAGCGGGCGGACGCGCGATGCACAGACCATCGAGACGATGGCGACGCTGCTCGCCGATCACACGGATCTCGAGGCGCTACGGTAA